In Coffea eugenioides isolate CCC68of unplaced genomic scaffold, Ceug_1.0 ScVebR1_2484;HRSCAF=3516, whole genome shotgun sequence, a single window of DNA contains:
- the LOC113756780 gene encoding desiccation-related protein PCC13-62-like, which produces MALFSANAFNSLVLMHSLYIILILLPSSFASNKWGIPQSDVNLLEFPLNLEYLEAEFFLWGSLGYGLDKIAPELTGNGPEPIGAKIAKLGPFVKDVVAQFAFQEVGHVRAIKNTVHGFPRPLLNISSESFATVINSAFGRTLKPPFDPYANDINYLIASYVIPYVGLTGYVGANPNLQSPAAKRLVAGLLGVESGQDAVIRALLFEQAYVKVKPYGITVAEFTDRISNLRNELGHAGLKDEGIVVKPSEGAEGRISGNVLAGDKDSLSFGRTPEEILRIVYGSGNESKPGGFYPKGAEGRIARSHLRLNEA; this is translated from the exons ATGGCATTATTCAGTGCCAACGCTTTTAATTCTCttgtcttgatgcattccttgTACATCATCCTCATCCTTCTTCCTAGCTCTTTTGCCAGCAATAAGTGGGGAATTCCACAGTCAGATGTCAATCTCTTGGAATTTCCACTGAATTTAGAGTACTTGGAAGCTGAGTTCTTTTTATGGGGTTCTCTGGGCTATGGATTGGACAAAATAGCTCCTGAGCTAACTGGAAACGGTCCAGAACCAATTGGTGCTAAGATTGCCAAACTGGGTCCTTTCGTTAAAGATGTTGTTGCCCAATTCGCATTCCAAGAAGTTGGACATGTCAG GGCGATTAAGAATACCGTGCACGGATTTCCAAGGCCATTGCTGAACATAAGCTCAGAATCATTTGCAACTGTGATTAACTCTGCTTTCGGGAGAACACTGAAGCCACCTTTTGATCCTTATGCTAATGACATCAACTATCTCATTGCGTCCTATGTTATTCCTTACGTTGGACTCACAGGTTATGTTGGAGCAAATCCAAACCTCCAAAGTCCTGCTGCGAAAAGA CTAGTAGCGGGGCTTCTAGGTGTGGAATCAGGCCAAGATGCAGTGATTAGAGCATTACTATTCGAGCAGGCATATGTGAAGGTAAAGCCATATGGGATAACAGTGGCAGAATTCACTGACCGTATATCAAACCTGAGGAACGAACTCGGACATGCGGGGCTGAAAGATGAAGGGATAGTGGTGAAGCCAAGTGAAGGTGCAGAAGGAAGAATTTCAGGCAATGTTCTTGCTGGTGACAAAGACTCGCTTTCATTTGGTCGAACACCAGAGGAAATTCTACGAATTGTGTATGGAAGTGGGAATGAGAGTAAACCTGGTGGATTTTACCCCAAAGGAGCTGAAGGTCGAATAGCCCGGTCACATCTTAGATTGAACGAGGCATAA